In the Dolichospermum flos-aquae CCAP 1403/13F genome, TGAAGGTGGTTTTGCACCTAATCTAGAATCTAACCAAGTGGCTTTAGAATTGCTGGTAGCGGCGATTAAACAAGCTGGTTATAAACCTGGTGAAGAAGTAGCTTTGGCTTTAGATGTGGCTGCTAGTGAATTTTACAAAAATGGACAATATGTTTATGATGGTAAACCCCATAGTCCTGTTGAGTTTATTGATTATTTAGGTCAGTTGGTTGACCAATATCCGATTGTATCTATTGAAGATGGTTTACATGAGGAAGATTGGCAAAGTTGGCAATTACTAACTCAGAAAATTGGCTCAAAAGTACAATTAGTGGGTGATGATTTATTTGTAACTAACGCTACCCGCTTACAAAAAGGTATCCAAGAAAAAGCCGCTAACTCAATCTTGATTAAATTGAATCAAATCGGTTCTCTAACTGAAACTTTGGAAACCATTGATTTAGCCACTCGCAACGGTTTCCGTTCAGTAATTAGCCATCGTTCCGGTGAAACTGAAGATACAACAATTGCTGATTTGGCTGTAGCTACTCGCGCCGGTCAAATTAAAACCGGTTCTCTGTGTCGCAGTGAACGGGTAGCAAAATACAATCGCTTACTCAGAATTGAGGATGAATTAGGCGATCGCGCCGTCTATGCTGGTACTGTTGGTTTAGGACCAAAATAGGCAATTGGTGATTGGTAATTGGTGATTGGTGATTGTAAACAGCATTACCCATTACCCATTACCCATTACCCATTACCCATTACCCATTACCCATTACCCATTACCCATTACCCATTACCCATTACCCATTACCCATTACCCATTATCGAATTAAGGATAAAACCCAACTTTAGGTAATCCCAAAGTTTCATCCCAGCCTAGCATCAGGTTCATACATTGAATTGCTTGACCGGCTTGACCTTTTATCAGGTTGTCAATGGCTGACATGACGATAACGCGACCAGTGCGGGGGTCAACTTCTATGCCGATATAACAATTGTTACTGCCACACGCCCATTTAGTTTGGGGATAAGTGCCACTATTGCAGATTTTCACCCAAGGGGAATTACGATAAAAGGCACTGTAGATAGTAATCAGGTCATCACGGACTAAACCAGGATCGCGCATGGTAGCGTACACAGTGGCTAAAATCCCCCGCACCATGGGGATGAGGTGGGGTGTAAATTGGATTTTTACGTCATGACCTGCCAATTCACTACAAATTTGCTCAATTTCTGGCGTGTGGCGGTGTCTACCGACGTTATAAGCACCTAGAGAGTTATCAGCTTCGGCTAACAACAGGTTAACTTTGGCTTGTCTGCCGCCCCCAGATGTGCCGGATTTGGCATCAATAATGGCTGTTTCGGGAACTATTAACCCTTGTTTTAAAAGTGGGGAAAGTGCCAGTAAACTGGCTGTAGGATAGCAACCGGGACAGCCAATTAGATTTGATTCGGCAATGCGATCGCGGTACAATTCTGGTAGACCAT is a window encoding:
- the eno gene encoding phosphopyruvate hydratase, producing MTKYLDTAIEAIISREILDSRGRPTLEAEVHLAGGAVGLAQVPSGASTGTFEAHELRDGDKSRYGGKGVLTAVKNANEILAPKLLGLDVLNQELLDRTMIATDGSSNKSNLGANAILGISLAAAKAGAVALDIPLYRYLGGPLANLLPVPLMNVINGGAHASNNVDFQEFMIVPIGAPSFKEALRWGAEVFATLSKVLDDKSLLTGVGDEGGFAPNLESNQVALELLVAAIKQAGYKPGEEVALALDVAASEFYKNGQYVYDGKPHSPVEFIDYLGQLVDQYPIVSIEDGLHEEDWQSWQLLTQKIGSKVQLVGDDLFVTNATRLQKGIQEKAANSILIKLNQIGSLTETLETIDLATRNGFRSVISHRSGETEDTTIADLAVATRAGQIKTGSLCRSERVAKYNRLLRIEDELGDRAVYAGTVGLGPK
- the argC gene encoding N-acetyl-gamma-glutamyl-phosphate reductase yields the protein MGNLRRVPVGIVGASGYGGVQLVRLLMDHPQVEIVYLGGESSAGKSFADLYPQFGNIVNLPIEAVQPDIIASRCEVVFLSLPNGLACQIAPQLIEKGCKVLDLSADYRFGDLKTYTDWYGTERSDRTIAATAVYGLPELYRDRIAESNLIGCPGCYPTASLLALSPLLKQGLIVPETAIIDAKSGTSGGGRQAKVNLLLAEADNSLGAYNVGRHRHTPEIEQICSELAGHDVKIQFTPHLIPMVRGILATVYATMRDPGLVRDDLITIYSAFYRNSPWVKICNSGTYPQTKWACGSNNCYIGIEVDPRTGRVIVMSAIDNLIKGQAGQAIQCMNLMLGWDETLGLPKVGFYP